The bacterium DNA segment AAGAAAAGGTGGAATACCAATTATTGAAAGTGATGAAAACAAAAAGGCAGTAAATGTGACCGGCATTTTTTTTGCACTTACAGAAATTTTTGTAATATCATTTGTTTTAAATACCTTTTCTAAAATTCCTGCACACATAAACAAACACCCTTTACCAAGAACATTTGCTACATAAAAAACCATAATACCTTTAAATGCAATTTCATTAAAAGAAAGAAGTCCACAAATCATAAATCCAATCTGGCTTATAGTTGAATATGTAAGAATTTTTTTTATATCTATTTCTATAAAAGATAATACTCCACAAAGTACACTGCTGAATAAAGCAATATATCCAATCCATGAAACACTGGACGTTATAAAAAGTGTCTTTATAAATAATTTTGCAATCCCATAAAGAGATATGTTAACCAATATAGTGTTAAAGAAAGATACCACAGGAGTTGGTGCAATTGTTGTTGAAGGGATGTAGTAATGAAATGGAAAAGTTGCTGATTTTATCATTATTCCAATAAAAAAGAGGTAAAAAACATAAGGAGGAATACAACTCCCTTTCATTTCTAGTAAACTTAATGAGTTTGTATTTATATAAATTAAAATAAAAGAGAATAATATTATTATTGCTGAACAAACTTTTGTAACTAGATATATATTGTTTTTGCTGGAATTTTCATTTTCTCCTTTATAAAATGCAATTAATTTATAAAAACAAAATTCTGCTAATTCCCAGAATATAAAAAGTAAAAATAAATTGTCAGAAAATACCACACCTGTTAGACATCCAATTAAAATTAAACTCCAGAAAGAAAAATTATTTTTAAACTCTTCATTTTCATCTGAAAAATAATCAATAGAATAAAGAAAAATAAAAATTCCAATTATAACAGAAGTTATTGCAAAAATATAACTTAAAAAATCGCATGAAAATTTAATACCATATAAAAAATAAACAGTTGTCCCAGTTTTGGAAATTAGTAAAAGAGAAATAAATTGTAATAAAGTAAAGAAAGTAGCAACAATTATTGGTTTTCTCTTTAAAAATGTTTTTATACAAAAAGCGCCTAAAAATGGTAATACCAATGCCAGAATTATATTATTCATTTTCTCTTAATTTTTTTGTTTTTTCTATTGATAACTTAACAAGGTCTTGAAAATCATAAAGTTTTTTATTCCTTTTTTCAATATCATAAACAGCAACCCTTTCTGTGCAACAATAACAGGGGTCAACTCCTGCAAGAATTATACAAACATCTGAAATTGTCTGGTTAATACAACTTGTTTTAAATGTTGGAATATTTGTATAACTCGGTGCTCTTATTTTATGTCTTACAGGGCTATTACTTCCATCACTTCTTATATAATGAAAACACTCTCCTCTTGGTGCTTCATGATGTCCTATTCCTTCTCCTTCTGGTATTTCTCTTACTTCCTTACATATTTCCCCTTTTTTCCCTTTTATTGCTTCTAACGATTGTTCAATTATTTTTATACTTTCAAAACATTCACCTAACCGAACGACTGCTTTATCAAAAACATCTCCATTTTCACATGTTATAACTTTCCATTCAACTAAATTATAACCAGCATAGGGGTCATCTTTTCTTACATCTATATCAATTCCAGACGCTCTTGCAATAGGTCCTACTGCTCCATAGTTTTTTATATCCTCTTTTGTTAAAACTCCCACTCCTTTAAGTCGTGCTGCTAAAACTGGGTCATCTAAAACTGCCTTTGTTAACATTCCAACTTTCTTTTTTGTCTTATCAAGTGTTTTTTTCAATAAAGGTATATCCTCATCTTCAATATCTCTTCTTACCCCCCCTATTTTAAGCATTGCATAATGATTTCTATTACCTGTTAT contains these protein-coding regions:
- a CDS encoding proton-conducting transporter membrane subunit, with product MNNIILALVLPFLGAFCIKTFLKRKPIIVATFFTLLQFISLLLISKTGTTVYFLYGIKFSCDFLSYIFAITSVIIGIFIFLYSIDYFSDENEEFKNNFSFWSLILIGCLTGVVFSDNLFLLFIFWELAEFCFYKLIAFYKGENENSSKNNIYLVTKVCSAIIILFSFILIYINTNSLSLLEMKGSCIPPYVFYLFFIGIMIKSATFPFHYYIPSTTIAPTPVVSFFNTILVNISLYGIAKLFIKTLFITSSVSWIGYIALFSSVLCGVLSFIEIDIKKILTYSTISQIGFMICGLLSFNEIAFKGIMVFYVANVLGKGCLFMCAGILEKVFKTNDITKISVSAKKMPVTFTAFLFSSLSIIGIPPFLGSSGKLNIIYGMLKSGNIYFAFFSIITLALTLFYILRLFKYIFIRTTEQTDIITENNERKYKFMMFCVLFLCILSLLGGIILTLLTGEELFE
- a CDS encoding nickel-dependent hydrogenase large subunit, producing MEKNNRKKVVVPIGPYHPLLEEPEYFNLYCEGEKVVDVEWVAGYNHRAIEKLSESKHWDQVTFLVERICGICSTSHPIAFCNAVENLLEIDIPERAKYIRNIIGELERLHSHLLWLGLAGHFLGYNTVFMWAWKYREPILDMFETITGNRNHYAMLKIGGVRRDIEDEDIPLLKKTLDKTKKKVGMLTKAVLDDPVLAARLKGVGVLTKEDIKNYGAVGPIARASGIDIDVRKDDPYAGYNLVEWKVITCENGDVFDKAVVRLGECFESIKIIEQSLEAIKGKKGEICKEVREIPEGEGIGHHEAPRGECFHYIRSDGSNSPVRHKIRAPSYTNIPTFKTSCINQTISDVCIILAGVDPCYCCTERVAVYDIEKRNKKLYDFQDLVKLSIEKTKKLRENE